In Planctomycetota bacterium, one DNA window encodes the following:
- a CDS encoding integron integrase: protein MSTPTSGFHTAGDPVASSPGPQGRQPRLLDRLRDAARVRHLARSTERVYSHWVRRYILHHDKRHPLEMGAAEVNAFLTDLAVRGHVSASTQNQALAAILFLHDAVLGKPLGRIDDVVRARRPRRLPDVLTPEEVERVMKHLRGESWMVAMLLYGAGLRLMEALRLRVKDVDCERRELTIREAKGNKDRITVLPAGLVEPLSRHLGSWRRHHAEEDKQGKGRVRLPGALDRKYPLAGRTWSWQWVFPAARCYRDRESGGIFRHHIHESLIQRSMHQAVVAAGIAKRATCHTLRHSFATHLLLDGYDIRTVQELLGHNDVKTTMIYTHVLNTGGRGVRSPADRLAPASPRGKPSREVGRS, encoded by the coding sequence ATGTCTACTCCCACTTCCGGTTTTCACACTGCCGGCGACCCAGTCGCGAGCAGTCCCGGTCCGCAGGGACGGCAGCCGCGATTGCTCGATCGATTGCGCGATGCTGCCCGAGTCCGGCATCTGGCGCGGAGCACGGAGCGTGTCTATTCGCACTGGGTGCGGCGGTACATCCTCCATCATGACAAGCGGCATCCGCTGGAGATGGGCGCGGCGGAGGTGAACGCCTTCCTCACCGATCTGGCGGTCCGCGGACATGTATCCGCCTCCACGCAGAACCAGGCTCTCGCGGCGATCCTCTTTCTTCACGACGCCGTCCTGGGAAAGCCGCTGGGCCGGATAGACGACGTGGTGCGGGCGCGAAGGCCGCGCCGACTGCCAGACGTACTCACGCCCGAGGAGGTCGAGCGGGTGATGAAGCACCTCCGAGGGGAGTCTTGGATGGTGGCGATGTTGCTGTACGGGGCCGGGCTGCGCTTGATGGAGGCGCTGCGGCTCCGCGTCAAGGATGTCGATTGCGAGCGACGTGAGTTGACGATCCGTGAGGCGAAGGGAAACAAGGATCGGATCACCGTCCTGCCTGCGGGGCTCGTCGAGCCACTCTCGCGGCATCTGGGCTCTTGGCGGCGGCATCACGCCGAAGAGGACAAGCAAGGGAAGGGCCGCGTGCGTCTGCCAGGGGCGCTCGACAGGAAATACCCTCTCGCCGGTAGAACCTGGTCCTGGCAGTGGGTGTTTCCGGCGGCGCGCTGCTACCGCGATCGTGAGTCCGGGGGCATCTTCCGGCACCACATCCATGAATCGCTTATCCAACGGAGCATGCATCAGGCCGTGGTGGCGGCGGGGATCGCGAAGCGGGCCACCTGCCATACACTGCGCCATTCCTTCGCGACGCATCTGCTGCTCGATGGGTACGACATCCGCACGGTCCAGGAATTGCTCGGCCACAATGACGTGAAGACGACGATGATCTATACGCACGTGCTCAACACCGGCGGGCGGGGAGTCCGCAGCCCGGCTGATCGACTCGCCCCGGCCAGCCCCCGCGGGAAGCCGAGCCGGGAAGTGGGCCGCAGTTGA
- a CDS encoding DUF2256 domain-containing protein, with amino-acid sequence MSRGCGGSGAAGRRDGDRARGAPRPEKICVACGRPFQWRRKWAACWDEVRYCSDRCRARGTRA; translated from the coding sequence ATGAGCCGGGGGTGCGGTGGGAGCGGCGCGGCCGGCCGCCGCGACGGCGACCGCGCCCGCGGGGCACCGCGGCCCGAGAAGATCTGCGTCGCGTGCGGCCGTCCCTTCCAGTGGCGCCGCAAGTGGGCCGCGTGCTGGGACGAGGTGCGCTACTGCAGTGACCGCTGCCGCGCCCGTGGGACGAGGGCGTGA